From the genome of Pelobacter propionicus DSM 2379, one region includes:
- a CDS encoding TOTE conflict system archaeo-eukaryotic primase domain-containing protein has product MFVEKITNSADELERLLEENSRLKALLTSHGIAWEEVTPVVAESVVVEAPPPVSFTTADKIALFRRLFRGRSDVFPLRWESVRGKSGYSPACGNEWKPGICRKPKIKCGDCTQRLLLPVTDQVIYDHLAGKQTIGVYPLLTDDSCNFLAADFDEADWREDGQSFMQSCHELQIPAALEISRSGNGVHVWLFFSEPVPAREARRLGAALISHTCNRTRQLSLASYDRLFPNQDTLPKGGFGNLIALPLQKQPREQGRSVFVDARFEPYPDQWVFLASIRPLSRAELEDAILRASGGRHPLDVAFAVDEEESKPWQRPAPVTAKISGPLPESLALVLANQIFIAKVDLPQALVNRLIRLAAFQNPEFYKAQAMRLPVWNKPRIIGCAENYPQHIGLPRGCLDAVLDLLQENDIRPELRDERLAGRKVAAKFTGTLRKDQKAAVREMLKQDVGVLCAPPAFGKTVTAAALIARRKVSTLVLVHRTELLRQWQERLTGFLEFPKGSLGVIGGGKKKPSSKIDIAVMQSLSRREDVGELLDQYGQIIIDECHHLSAFSFEAILKQAKAKFVVGLTATPIRRDGHQPIIFMQCGPIRHSAAKPETAPAQLGVWPKVLPAPEVPPDSPIQDVFRILANDATRSQRIAGDVLAAYREGRKVLVLTERTDHLSLLRTALGSQVEHCFVLHGRLSKKQRMAVFDELDALGESAPRVLLATGRLIGEGFDHPPLDTLVLAMPISWKGTLQQYAGRLHREHAGKQDVRIYDYVENDQPQLSRMWEKRQRGYRAMGYTIRAPAVESSGR; this is encoded by the coding sequence ATGTTTGTTGAAAAGATCACGAACAGTGCGGACGAACTTGAGCGGTTGCTCGAAGAGAACAGCCGCCTCAAAGCCCTGCTGACCAGCCATGGCATCGCCTGGGAAGAAGTCACCCCTGTGGTTGCAGAGTCCGTCGTCGTAGAAGCACCGCCCCCAGTCTCATTCACCACTGCCGACAAAATCGCACTCTTCCGCCGCCTGTTTCGGGGGCGCAGTGATGTCTTCCCCCTGCGCTGGGAGTCCGTCAGGGGAAAATCCGGCTATTCACCGGCCTGCGGCAACGAATGGAAGCCGGGCATCTGCCGCAAGCCGAAGATCAAATGTGGCGACTGCACCCAGCGTCTGTTGCTACCGGTCACCGATCAGGTCATCTACGATCATCTGGCCGGAAAACAGACCATTGGAGTGTATCCGCTGTTGACTGACGACAGCTGCAATTTCCTGGCGGCCGATTTCGACGAGGCAGACTGGCGCGAGGACGGCCAGTCGTTCATGCAGTCCTGCCACGAATTGCAGATTCCCGCCGCGCTGGAAATCTCCCGCTCCGGCAATGGCGTGCACGTCTGGCTCTTCTTTTCCGAGCCGGTTCCGGCCCGAGAGGCGCGCCGACTTGGAGCAGCATTGATCAGTCATACCTGCAATCGCACCCGGCAATTGTCCCTGGCAAGCTATGATCGGCTCTTCCCCAACCAGGATACCCTGCCCAAGGGCGGTTTCGGCAACCTGATCGCTCTCCCCTTGCAGAAGCAGCCCCGCGAGCAGGGACGCAGTGTTTTTGTCGATGCGAGGTTTGAACCTTATCCGGATCAGTGGGTCTTTCTTGCTTCGATTCGGCCGTTATCCAGAGCGGAACTGGAAGACGCTATCCTGCGGGCCAGTGGCGGCCGTCATCCGCTGGATGTGGCTTTCGCCGTAGATGAAGAGGAGAGTAAGCCGTGGCAGCGCCCGGCACCCGTTACGGCGAAGATATCTGGGCCGCTTCCGGAGTCACTGGCACTTGTGCTGGCCAACCAGATCTTCATCGCCAAGGTCGATCTCCCTCAAGCGTTGGTAAATCGCTTGATCCGGCTGGCTGCTTTCCAGAACCCTGAATTCTACAAGGCTCAGGCCATGCGCCTGCCGGTGTGGAACAAGCCGCGCATCATCGGATGTGCCGAGAATTACCCTCAGCATATCGGCCTGCCCCGTGGCTGCCTCGATGCGGTGCTCGACCTGTTACAGGAGAACGACATTCGTCCGGAGCTACGGGACGAGCGCCTGGCCGGACGGAAGGTGGCTGCCAAGTTTACCGGAACCTTGCGCAAGGACCAGAAGGCCGCAGTGCGGGAAATGCTTAAACAGGATGTCGGTGTGCTCTGTGCCCCGCCAGCCTTCGGCAAGACGGTCACAGCTGCCGCCCTGATCGCTCGCCGCAAAGTGAGCACGCTGGTGTTGGTCCATCGCACCGAGCTTCTGCGCCAGTGGCAGGAACGATTGACCGGATTTCTCGAGTTTCCGAAAGGAAGCTTGGGCGTCATCGGTGGCGGCAAAAAGAAACCGTCCTCTAAGATCGATATCGCCGTCATGCAGTCACTTTCTCGCCGCGAAGATGTGGGCGAACTCCTCGACCAGTACGGGCAGATCATTATCGACGAATGTCATCACCTGTCGGCCTTTTCCTTCGAGGCGATCCTCAAGCAGGCCAAGGCGAAATTCGTGGTGGGGCTGACAGCCACGCCGATACGACGCGACGGTCATCAGCCGATCATCTTCATGCAGTGCGGGCCGATACGCCACAGCGCAGCCAAACCGGAAACCGCCCCGGCGCAACTGGGAGTCTGGCCGAAGGTTCTACCCGCGCCGGAGGTTCCGCCGGATTCACCGATTCAGGATGTGTTCCGCATCCTTGCCAACGATGCGACCCGCAGCCAGCGCATCGCCGGGGATGTGCTGGCCGCCTATCGGGAAGGGCGAAAGGTGCTGGTGCTTACCGAGCGGACAGATCATCTGTCGCTGTTGCGGACGGCACTGGGGAGTCAGGTCGAACACTGTTTTGTCCTCCATGGTCGCTTGTCGAAGAAGCAGCGAATGGCCGTATTCGACGAGCTGGATGCGTTGGGCGAATCCGCGCCAAGAGTCTTGCTCGCTACCGGCCGCCTGATTGGTGAAGGGTTCGACCACCCGCCACTCGATACACTGGTGCTGGCCATGCCGATTTCCTGGAAGGGGACGCTTCAGCAATACGCCGGCCGCCTTCACCGGGAGCATGCCGGCAAGCAGGATGTGCGCATATATGATTACGTCGAAAATGACCAGCCCCAGCTCTCCCGCATGTGGGAAAAACGCCAACGCGGCTACCGTGCGATGGGGTATACGATCAGGGCGCCTGCAGTGGAATCGTCAGGCAGGTAG
- a CDS encoding SWIM zinc finger family protein, giving the protein MKSVKTMLKGLTHEELREWAGDRIFDRGRNYISRVSQLSRTEDGTLAAWVSGSDEYATTVRRDGREDFDYDCTCPYDDGPCKHAVAVLLAAAGQLNGGGAIPLLDPCADLALEMFGDPEDDEEWADAEEPDVESSSPEEAKGRLPRIESILAEKSREELVSLLAGLASDFPDVARRINETAQLETGQVGKIVCALKKEIRSLTAEDVWYNPWKSEGNLPDYSHVEQQLRALSDRGHADAVLELGEELWQRGNKQVECSHDEGDTAMKIAACLEIVLRALPSSSMPRVEQVQWLVDHELDDEYALLAGIDKLLNGPLYGETEWSKLAETLEVRLENRELPKSGSFSETYRRERVMRWLCHAYRRSGRQKKVLPLLEREADRCRSYETLVNALLEAGEPDRARQWCIRGFDRTIKDAPGIASALQKRLRQLAEE; this is encoded by the coding sequence ATGAAATCCGTCAAGACCATGCTCAAAGGGCTCACCCACGAGGAACTCCGTGAATGGGCCGGCGACAGGATATTCGACCGCGGAAGAAATTACATCTCCCGTGTCTCGCAACTGTCGCGTACCGAGGATGGAACCTTGGCGGCCTGGGTCTCCGGTAGCGATGAATATGCCACCACGGTCAGGCGCGATGGCAGGGAGGATTTTGACTATGACTGTACCTGCCCCTATGATGACGGCCCCTGCAAGCACGCGGTTGCGGTGCTGCTGGCGGCTGCCGGGCAGTTGAATGGAGGGGGGGCGATCCCTCTCCTGGATCCCTGCGCTGACCTGGCGCTGGAGATGTTCGGTGATCCTGAAGATGATGAGGAGTGGGCGGATGCTGAAGAGCCGGATGTGGAGTCATCCTCCCCGGAAGAGGCCAAAGGTCGTTTGCCCAGGATCGAATCGATTCTGGCGGAGAAAAGCCGGGAAGAACTCGTGTCGCTGCTGGCTGGGCTTGCCTCCGATTTTCCGGATGTAGCCCGCCGGATCAACGAGACGGCGCAGCTTGAGACTGGACAGGTGGGAAAAATCGTCTGTGCCTTGAAAAAGGAGATCCGTTCGCTGACAGCGGAGGATGTCTGGTACAACCCCTGGAAGAGCGAGGGAAACCTGCCGGACTATTCCCATGTGGAGCAGCAGTTGCGTGCGCTATCGGACAGGGGGCACGCCGATGCTGTTCTGGAGCTGGGGGAGGAGTTGTGGCAGCGGGGCAACAAACAGGTCGAGTGCTCCCACGACGAGGGGGATACCGCCATGAAGATCGCCGCCTGCCTGGAGATCGTGCTGAGGGCGCTGCCTTCCAGCTCAATGCCCCGCGTGGAGCAGGTGCAGTGGCTGGTGGATCACGAACTTGATGATGAATACGCTCTGCTGGCCGGGATAGATAAACTCCTCAATGGCCCGCTCTACGGGGAAACGGAGTGGTCTAAGCTTGCCGAGACGCTTGAAGTGCGCCTGGAAAACAGGGAACTGCCAAAATCGGGGAGTTTTTCAGAAACCTATCGCCGCGAGCGGGTCATGCGGTGGCTCTGCCACGCCTATCGGCGAAGCGGGCGGCAGAAAAAGGTCCTCCCGCTCCTGGAACGGGAAGCTGACCGTTGCCGGAGTTACGAGACACTGGTGAATGCCCTGCTGGAGGCGGGGGAGCCCGACCGGGCGCGTCAGTGGTGCATTCGGGGATTCGACAGAACGATAAAGGATGCACCCGGAATAGCCAGTGCCCTGCAAAAGCGTTTACGGCAACTGGCCGAGGAGTGA
- the istA gene encoding IS21 family transposase, producing MDIAALKRSGHSIRWIARKLGIHRKTVKKYLESNSFPAYHRKDIKPSILEPYHQIIRDFLDEDEYQATWILTRIKRMGYSGSYDTLKVFVRSIKEQKRRIAYQRFETEPGLQAQVDWGDFKVVESTGKTTTLYAFVMVLGFSRAMYVEFVERCTLEVFMDCHLRAFRHLKGVPAEILYDNMKQVVVGRENGRPVFNTEFLHFARHYGFTPRLCPPYSPWVKGKVERPMHYVRESFWRGYGFHSLEETNQDVAAWIAETAHQRIHGTHRQQVQARWEQEQPCLGVLPPSEYDTSLKYFRKVYKDCLLSFGGNRYYVPYQEAGRKVLLKVKAGVIRIYHDDELLALYQIPELKGQTIGIPDKPPPRTPRQTPRYGQDRGKATRGLTTGTLYPEVYRRPLEEYDRYAAGGAPWNS from the coding sequence ATGGACATAGCCGCGCTCAAACGCTCCGGCCACAGTATCCGATGGATCGCACGCAAGTTGGGCATTCATCGCAAGACCGTGAAGAAGTATCTCGAAAGCAACTCTTTCCCTGCCTATCATCGGAAAGACATCAAACCATCCATCCTTGAACCGTATCACCAGATCATCCGGGATTTTCTCGATGAGGATGAATATCAGGCCACTTGGATACTCACCCGTATTAAAAGGATGGGGTATTCCGGCAGTTACGATACCCTCAAGGTATTCGTCCGCTCCATCAAGGAACAGAAGCGGCGCATCGCCTATCAGCGCTTCGAAACGGAGCCTGGGCTCCAGGCCCAGGTTGACTGGGGAGATTTCAAGGTGGTCGAGTCCACGGGAAAGACCACAACCCTCTACGCCTTCGTGATGGTACTGGGATTTTCCCGGGCCATGTACGTCGAATTCGTTGAACGATGCACCCTGGAGGTGTTCATGGACTGTCACCTCCGGGCATTTCGCCACCTCAAGGGCGTTCCCGCCGAGATCCTCTACGACAACATGAAGCAGGTCGTCGTGGGCCGGGAGAATGGCCGGCCGGTGTTCAACACCGAATTCCTTCATTTTGCCAGGCACTACGGTTTTACGCCCCGCCTCTGCCCTCCCTACAGCCCCTGGGTAAAGGGAAAGGTCGAACGCCCCATGCACTATGTGCGAGAAAGTTTCTGGAGGGGGTACGGATTCCATTCTCTGGAAGAGACCAATCAGGATGTTGCCGCCTGGATCGCGGAGACTGCCCACCAGCGCATCCACGGTACCCACCGTCAGCAGGTTCAGGCCCGCTGGGAGCAGGAGCAGCCCTGCCTGGGAGTTCTACCGCCCTCCGAATACGACACTTCCCTCAAGTATTTCCGCAAGGTCTACAAGGACTGCCTGCTTTCCTTTGGCGGCAACCGCTACTACGTTCCCTACCAGGAAGCCGGGAGAAAGGTTCTCCTGAAGGTCAAGGCCGGCGTCATTCGGATCTATCACGATGACGAACTGCTGGCCCTGTACCAGATTCCGGAACTCAAAGGGCAGACCATCGGCATTCCTGACAAACCGCCACCCCGGACTCCTCGGCAGACCCCGCGCTATGGCCAGGACCGGGGGAAGGCCACCCGTGGTCTCACGACCGGAACGCTCTACCCCGAGGTCTACCGTCGCCCTCTGGAAGAGTATGACCGCTACGCCGCCGGAGGTGCCCCATGGAACAGCTGA
- the istB gene encoding IS21-like element ISPepr5 family helper ATPase IstB, with protein MEQLTYERLQDNLKRLKLFKAVEILDDVATITQSDGSSHLAFLDRLLEEEVAAKDKRRVDTAMKIAGLPMAKTIEEYDFTFHPHLDKKAVMELFDLTFLAKHENVIFLGPPGVGKTHLAIALAIKACYHGFKVYFTTMHTLIAKLKESQAKGKAYLNSSLVIVDEVGYLPVNNQEAYLFFQFISYRYEKSSTIITSNKSFSDWQELFGDQVIASAILDRLLHHSKVVNIKGHSYRLQGHAFAKQLSQKGGESISTTPD; from the coding sequence ATGGAACAGCTGACCTATGAGCGCCTCCAGGACAACCTGAAACGACTGAAACTCTTCAAGGCGGTGGAAATCCTTGACGATGTCGCCACCATCACCCAGAGCGACGGGAGCTCTCACCTTGCTTTCCTTGACCGGCTCCTGGAGGAAGAAGTGGCGGCAAAGGACAAGCGCCGTGTGGATACCGCCATGAAGATCGCCGGTCTTCCCATGGCCAAAACCATCGAGGAGTACGACTTCACCTTCCATCCCCATCTGGACAAGAAAGCGGTGATGGAACTCTTCGATCTGACCTTTCTGGCCAAACACGAAAATGTCATCTTCCTGGGACCGCCGGGAGTGGGTAAGACCCACCTCGCCATCGCCCTGGCAATCAAGGCCTGCTATCACGGCTTCAAGGTCTACTTCACCACCATGCACACCCTGATCGCCAAGCTGAAGGAGAGTCAGGCCAAGGGAAAGGCCTATCTCAACTCAAGTCTGGTGATCGTCGATGAAGTCGGCTACCTACCGGTCAACAACCAGGAAGCCTACCTCTTCTTCCAGTTCATCTCCTATCGTTACGAGAAAAGCTCGACCATCATCACCTCCAACAAGAGCTTCTCCGATTGGCAGGAACTCTTCGGAGACCAGGTCATTGCTTCGGCCATCCTGGACCGCCTGCTTCACCACAGCAAGGTGGTCAACATCAAAGGGCACAGCTACCGGTTACAGGGACATGCCTTCGCCAAGCAACTCTCTCAGAAAGGAGGTGAATCCATTTCAACAACACCTGATTGA
- a CDS encoding ExeA family protein — MNDKTLLALYGLKYNPFVPALPVEALWPLPGAELFARRLESLVSQGGFSLITGEPGYGKSKTLQWLGARLGQLPDIVVGVMERPQSKVADFYRELGELFGVQLNPANRYGGFKALRERWRAHCAATLLRPLLLVDEAQEVSSECLTELRLLQSASFDSQSLLFTVLCGDARLPQRFRTPELLPLGSRIRARLELSALTPQELASYLDYVLQKAGAPQLIAPELIQTLATHAHGNLRVLTHMAAELLTAAAERNLPRVNGDAKVYQFRELKSVPPCWLEKFLNQVLLKWIHLLSERVAWRRHVPVTGSCAL, encoded by the coding sequence ATGAACGATAAGACTCTCCTGGCCCTCTACGGGCTCAAGTACAACCCGTTCGTGCCGGCGCTTCCCGTGGAGGCGCTCTGGCCGCTGCCGGGCGCCGAACTCTTTGCCCGGCGCCTGGAGTCCCTGGTCTCCCAGGGCGGGTTCTCCCTGATCACCGGTGAGCCGGGCTACGGCAAATCGAAGACCCTGCAGTGGCTTGGCGCCCGCCTGGGACAACTGCCCGACATCGTAGTGGGGGTGATGGAGCGCCCCCAAAGCAAGGTCGCCGATTTCTATCGCGAGCTTGGAGAGCTATTCGGCGTTCAGCTCAATCCCGCCAACCGGTATGGCGGATTCAAGGCGCTGCGTGAGCGCTGGCGCGCACACTGTGCAGCGACTCTCTTGCGCCCGCTGCTCCTGGTCGATGAGGCTCAGGAGGTCAGCTCCGAGTGCCTGACCGAACTGAGGCTCCTGCAAAGCGCGAGCTTCGACTCCCAGAGCCTGCTCTTCACCGTGCTGTGCGGCGACGCCCGGCTCCCCCAGCGCTTCCGCACCCCGGAACTCCTACCCTTGGGCAGTCGCATCCGCGCCCGCCTGGAACTCTCCGCGCTCACCCCGCAGGAGCTGGCTTCCTACCTGGACTACGTCCTGCAGAAAGCCGGGGCGCCCCAGTTGATCGCACCGGAGCTGATCCAAACCCTGGCAACCCATGCACACGGAAACCTGCGGGTGCTCACACACATGGCGGCGGAACTGCTCACCGCCGCCGCCGAGCGCAACCTCCCGCGTGTCAATGGGGACGCAAAAGTGTACCAGTTTCGGGAATTGAAAAGTGTACCACCCTGCTGGTTAGAGAAGTTCCTCAATCAGGTGTTGTTGAAATGGATTCACCTCCTTTCTGAGAGAGTTGCTTGGCGAAGGCATGTCCCTGTAACCGGTAGCTGTGCCCTTTGA
- a CDS encoding IS481 family transposase: protein MKKNVVPKQRWARFRLQVIGPLLASPAASGELQGKIRELSERVYRHPLLPEKSIRLGFSTLERWYYQAKDAADPIAALSRKARSDAGCQIALSEALLSALEVQYARYPRWTVQLHYDNLAAEVAQKPQMGALPSYQSVLRRMREKGWQKRREPANPTEGQRRAVRRRESREIRGYEASHVHALWHLDFHQGSLKVLDEEGGWQTPLVCAVLDDRSRLCCHLQWYLAESAQNLAHALTQAMLKRGLPRALMTDNGSAMLAEETREGLARLGVSHDTTLPYSPYMNGKQEVFWAQLEGRLMELLRGVSPLRLEFLNRTTQAWVEQDYHRRTHSEIGCAPIERLLAGPEVSRSAPDMDSLNLAFTRQVTRTQRKSDATVTVEGVRFEVPSRFRHLPRLTLRHAGWDVSRMVLVDPDSCNPLARLLPQDKEKNASGQRRTLEPVAAQSAQANASPEEMPALLRKWLADYAATGLPPAYLAVKEGPDER, encoded by the coding sequence ATGAAGAAGAATGTAGTCCCGAAGCAGCGCTGGGCCAGGTTTCGGCTGCAGGTGATCGGACCGCTATTGGCGAGCCCTGCCGCGAGCGGGGAGTTGCAGGGAAAGATCCGGGAATTGAGCGAGAGGGTGTACCGGCATCCCCTGCTCCCGGAGAAGTCTATACGACTTGGTTTTTCCACGCTCGAACGCTGGTACTACCAGGCGAAGGACGCCGCGGACCCGATCGCTGCGCTGAGTCGCAAGGCGCGTTCGGACGCCGGGTGTCAGATTGCGCTGTCCGAGGCGCTCTTGAGCGCCCTGGAAGTGCAGTATGCCAGGTATCCTCGCTGGACGGTGCAACTGCACTACGACAACCTCGCCGCCGAAGTGGCCCAAAAGCCCCAGATGGGAGCCTTGCCGAGCTACCAGAGCGTGCTTCGCCGAATGCGGGAGAAGGGGTGGCAGAAAAGGCGCGAGCCCGCGAACCCGACCGAAGGACAACGCCGCGCCGTCCGGCGCCGCGAAAGCCGTGAGATTCGCGGCTATGAGGCGAGCCACGTGCACGCCCTGTGGCACCTCGACTTCCACCAGGGAAGCCTCAAGGTGCTGGACGAGGAGGGGGGCTGGCAGACGCCCCTGGTGTGCGCGGTTCTGGACGACCGGAGCAGGCTCTGCTGCCATCTGCAGTGGTATCTGGCGGAAAGCGCCCAGAACCTCGCGCATGCTCTCACGCAGGCGATGCTGAAACGTGGGCTTCCCAGGGCTCTGATGACCGATAATGGAAGCGCGATGCTGGCGGAGGAAACCCGGGAGGGGCTGGCCCGACTCGGGGTGAGCCACGACACAACCCTTCCTTACTCGCCCTATATGAACGGGAAACAGGAGGTGTTCTGGGCGCAGCTTGAGGGACGTCTCATGGAGCTTTTGCGCGGGGTGAGCCCCTTGCGGCTGGAGTTCCTCAACCGCACCACCCAGGCGTGGGTCGAACAGGACTATCACCGCCGTACCCACAGCGAGATCGGCTGCGCTCCGATCGAGCGCCTGCTCGCCGGACCGGAGGTCTCCCGCTCGGCTCCCGACATGGACTCCTTGAATCTCGCCTTCACCCGCCAGGTTACGCGCACCCAGCGCAAAAGCGATGCAACCGTGACGGTCGAGGGGGTGCGCTTCGAGGTCCCGTCGCGGTTCAGGCATCTCCCCCGCCTGACGTTACGCCATGCCGGTTGGGACGTAAGCCGGATGGTTCTAGTGGATCCCGACAGCTGCAATCCCTTGGCCCGGCTGCTCCCCCAGGACAAGGAGAAAAACGCCTCCGGTCAGCGCCGCACTCTGGAACCGGTTGCGGCGCAGTCGGCCCAGGCGAACGCCTCACCCGAGGAGATGCCCGCACTGCTTCGCAAGTGGCTGGCGGATTACGCCGCCACCGGGCTTCCACCGGCCTATCTTGCCGTGAAGGAGGGTCCCGATGAACGATAA
- a CDS encoding recombinase family protein, whose product MGERTGRVLGYKRVSTFEQNTARQLEGVKLDLVFEDKVSGKSVDRPELKQLMRTAYKGDLVVVHSMDRLARNLIDLKLIVSELVAGGARVQFVKEGLTFSGEADPYSELMLNMMGSFAEFERQLIRSRQMEGIAIRKAAGGYKGVGRKRSITDEQIEVIKSRVAAGEKKTVIAKDMGISRESIYKLLKANAN is encoded by the coding sequence GTGGGAGAGCGAACGGGAAGGGTTCTAGGGTACAAGCGGGTATCGACATTTGAGCAGAACACGGCTAGGCAGCTGGAGGGCGTGAAACTTGATCTGGTATTTGAGGACAAGGTAAGCGGAAAGAGCGTGGATAGGCCAGAGCTGAAGCAACTCATGCGTACAGCGTACAAAGGTGATCTTGTTGTAGTGCATTCGATGGATAGGCTTGCTAGGAATCTGATTGACCTTAAGCTGATCGTGTCTGAGTTGGTAGCAGGTGGGGCTAGGGTACAGTTCGTGAAAGAGGGGCTTACCTTCTCTGGTGAGGCTGATCCGTACTCAGAGCTAATGCTTAACATGATGGGAAGCTTTGCGGAGTTTGAGCGACAGCTTATACGATCAAGGCAGATGGAAGGCATTGCCATTAGAAAAGCAGCTGGCGGTTATAAAGGGGTAGGGCGCAAGAGGTCTATCACCGATGAACAGATAGAGGTGATCAAAAGCAGAGTTGCAGCAGGTGAGAAGAAGACAGTGATAGCCAAGGATATGGGTATAAGCAGAGAGTCAATTTACAAGCTCTTGAAGGCTAATGCTAACTAA
- a CDS encoding DEAD/DEAH box helicase family protein: protein MSISPTLFLERMENRWAGFGNVVSAPLRRSWHQTCTALNDKHRAADDPWEEETWKVLCPPTGSGKTQGLIVYASMLNTQNIPLYSHPGMIIVTRRIDDADNIAQQINELSRAYSGDPKKPDTAISYHSDKKGLVKMSELAQHPELVITHNAYSRALDELNRNAEIEDTWDYFYNFKSGRRKLVVIDEAIDLVEYTEIQLEDIKAVLFLCEPIKKEFPSEWEMLCRLKGILEQYAEDNKRPHKESILNDLPTCQWFFNNENSGSRTVNGIPLDSLSCLDLTEFKKALRKIKMDRLIKKHDAGENARLVRNCLETVSAVNSLLKTFIFYSRNQSTPTFNAARYIVPPDARGGVILDATAMCNPVYDLCKGASVIKPPTGTRNYQNVTVHTSYGHKVGNSEMGDNKKALQLSQDLVDHLDVQFSKDTEQRKVLVITHDDVEPFLKQCIPQNFNMSVAHWGALDGSNEWNDHDTVVIFGLPYKPKRWSASVFMGYQGMQSTAWLQDKNLRKFKKHEDIRIAIDDGQMITDIVQAVNRVRCRKVTDEDGNCPKTDVFMLLPTENKAKTLLDGISREMPGIRITGWNYDSQKQKKRGRKSGRGNWDESLVAYLKKLGVGDRIAASDISKALDINSETWKDIVRRIKTPGTYLNEELKRITVGYQMELQRAAFLKLAP from the coding sequence ATGTCAATTTCTCCTACGCTGTTCCTTGAGAGAATGGAAAACAGATGGGCTGGTTTCGGTAATGTCGTCAGCGCACCCTTGCGCAGGTCATGGCATCAGACGTGTACGGCACTCAATGACAAGCACAGAGCCGCCGACGATCCATGGGAAGAAGAGACTTGGAAGGTTCTGTGTCCACCCACCGGAAGCGGAAAGACCCAAGGACTGATCGTTTACGCATCAATGCTGAATACCCAGAACATCCCGTTATACAGCCACCCCGGCATGATCATTGTCACCAGAAGGATTGACGATGCCGATAACATCGCTCAGCAGATCAATGAATTATCGAGGGCGTATTCCGGTGATCCGAAGAAACCGGACACAGCAATCAGCTATCACTCAGACAAGAAGGGCTTGGTCAAGATGTCGGAACTTGCTCAGCATCCGGAATTGGTCATTACGCATAACGCCTATTCCAGAGCCTTGGATGAATTGAACCGTAACGCAGAGATTGAGGACACGTGGGATTACTTCTACAACTTCAAGTCCGGTAGGCGGAAGCTCGTAGTCATAGATGAAGCAATAGACCTCGTTGAATACACGGAGATTCAGCTCGAGGATATTAAAGCAGTCCTGTTCCTATGCGAACCCATCAAGAAAGAGTTTCCTTCAGAATGGGAAATGTTGTGCCGCTTGAAAGGTATCTTGGAGCAATACGCAGAGGATAATAAAAGACCTCACAAAGAAAGCATTCTCAACGACCTTCCCACATGTCAGTGGTTTTTCAACAATGAAAACTCTGGCAGCCGCACGGTAAACGGCATCCCTCTTGATTCACTATCCTGCTTGGATTTGACAGAATTCAAAAAAGCATTGAGAAAAATCAAGATGGACAGATTGATCAAAAAGCATGATGCCGGTGAGAACGCGAGACTTGTAAGGAACTGCCTTGAAACTGTCTCTGCCGTTAATTCTCTGTTGAAGACATTCATCTTCTACAGTCGGAATCAATCGACACCAACGTTCAACGCAGCACGTTATATCGTTCCACCTGATGCAAGAGGTGGCGTGATCCTCGATGCTACTGCTATGTGTAATCCGGTCTATGATCTATGCAAAGGTGCTTCTGTAATTAAACCGCCAACCGGCACAAGGAACTACCAGAACGTTACGGTGCACACCAGCTATGGTCACAAGGTCGGCAACTCAGAAATGGGTGACAACAAGAAAGCACTGCAACTCAGCCAAGACCTCGTAGACCACCTTGATGTGCAGTTCAGCAAAGATACGGAACAGAGAAAGGTTCTGGTCATAACGCACGATGACGTTGAACCCTTCTTAAAGCAGTGTATCCCGCAGAACTTCAACATGTCGGTTGCACACTGGGGAGCACTAGATGGGTCAAACGAGTGGAATGATCATGACACCGTAGTTATCTTCGGCTTGCCGTACAAACCCAAGCGGTGGTCAGCTTCCGTCTTCATGGGTTATCAAGGGATGCAGAGCACTGCATGGTTACAAGACAAAAATCTACGGAAGTTCAAGAAACACGAGGATATCAGGATAGCAATAGATGACGGCCAGATGATAACCGACATTGTGCAGGCAGTGAACAGAGTTCGTTGTCGTAAAGTTACCGATGAGGACGGGAACTGCCCCAAGACAGATGTGTTCATGTTGTTGCCAACGGAGAACAAAGCAAAGACCCTGCTTGATGGTATCAGCCGCGAGATGCCCGGAATCAGGATAACCGGTTGGAACTACGACAGCCAGAAGCAGAAGAAACGTGGCAGGAAATCAGGAAGGGGTAACTGGGATGAAAGCCTTGTTGCTTACCTGAAGAAGCTTGGTGTTGGTGATAGGATTGCTGCATCCGATATCAGCAAAGCATTGGATATTAATAGTGAAACTTGGAAGGATATTGTACGCAGGATCAAGACACCGGGCACATACCTAAACGAGGAGCTAAAGCGGATAACCGTCGGGTATCAAATGGAACTCCAGAGAGCGGCTTTCCTGAAACTGGCCCCCTGA